A part of Streptomyces sp. NBC_01451 genomic DNA contains:
- a CDS encoding bifunctional glycosyltransferase/CDP-glycerol:glycerophosphate glycerophosphotransferase: MPRFSVIVPAYKVQAYLQDCLESVLGQSYPDLEVIAVDDSSPDACGALVDEFAARDARVRAVHLPENGGVGGARNAGIEHATGDYLVFVDGDDTLAPDALRSIADRIKEAGDPDVVVYDHAHVLWTGETVRSPFLHQLTEQGPVPFRLDDRPLLLKLPLVAWNKAYRREFVESEGLTFAPGAHTDTSWTVPALLAAESVATLDRVCVRHRRPRQITNAPADQGDHGHFDIHDQYDRVFAFVDARPELAHWRPVLFRRMVDQLMAVLARPDRLPRTARAEFLRRSRAHYRRYRTPGAAVPLHARLRHLLVRTGSYRTYRLVRLASALRKHTTRLAKSLARSVRSAALRLHYGVQRRLPLRADRAVFTSHSGRGYGCNPGALEAAFRSFVPGMRTAWVARPEFHHTLPTATARVRPGTAAYWTALARSKYLVSNASWDERFVKRAGQVVIRTQAGTPLKRMGLDLQDRPAAARDTDFGALLADVDTWDHCLSANRHSTLVWERVFPGGYATLETGQPRNDVFQQATSADVTRLRESLGIPEGSVAILYAPTHRDYLRGPRHTLDLERVLRQLGPRYVLLARAHHLYDAPLTPASGGRLIDVTDHPSIESLCLASDALVTDYSSLMFDYANLDRPIVIHSDDWEAYEAARGTYFDLRAFPPGAVARSEDELIDIFATGHWRGSRSAQLRSAFRERFCPYDDGRAAERVVRRLVLGETAGQLPVTSPAERHPVPSAAATFTSAPLASVPQPQSGAEGARTTR; this comes from the coding sequence TTGCCCAGGTTCAGTGTCATCGTCCCCGCGTACAAGGTTCAGGCGTATCTGCAGGACTGCCTGGAATCGGTGCTCGGCCAGTCGTATCCGGATCTCGAAGTGATCGCCGTCGACGACAGCTCGCCCGACGCATGCGGTGCGCTCGTCGACGAGTTCGCGGCCCGCGACGCCCGTGTGCGCGCCGTCCATCTGCCGGAGAACGGCGGGGTGGGCGGGGCGCGCAACGCGGGCATCGAGCACGCGACCGGGGACTATCTCGTCTTCGTCGACGGCGACGACACCCTCGCCCCGGACGCGCTGCGGTCCATCGCCGACCGGATCAAGGAGGCGGGCGACCCGGACGTCGTCGTCTACGACCACGCGCACGTCCTGTGGACCGGCGAGACCGTCCGCAGCCCGTTCCTCCACCAGCTCACCGAGCAGGGTCCCGTCCCCTTCCGGCTGGACGACCGGCCGTTGCTGCTCAAGCTGCCGCTGGTGGCCTGGAACAAGGCGTACCGGCGGGAGTTCGTCGAGAGCGAGGGCCTCACCTTCGCGCCCGGCGCCCACACGGACACCTCGTGGACGGTCCCGGCGCTGCTGGCCGCCGAGTCGGTCGCGACCCTGGACCGGGTGTGTGTCCGGCACCGCCGGCCGCGGCAGATCACCAACGCCCCCGCCGATCAAGGCGATCACGGGCACTTCGACATCCACGACCAGTACGACCGGGTCTTCGCGTTCGTCGACGCGCGCCCCGAACTCGCGCACTGGCGGCCGGTGTTGTTCCGCCGGATGGTCGACCAGCTGATGGCGGTGCTGGCCCGTCCGGACCGGCTGCCGCGCACCGCCCGCGCCGAGTTCCTGCGCAGGTCCCGGGCCCACTACCGCCGTTACCGCACCCCGGGCGCCGCCGTACCGCTGCACGCGCGGCTGCGGCACCTCCTCGTCCGGACGGGCAGCTACCGCACGTATCGGCTGGTGCGGCTGGCGTCGGCTCTGCGCAAGCACACCACCCGCCTAGCCAAGTCCCTTGCGCGCAGCGTCCGTTCGGCCGCCCTGCGGCTGCACTACGGAGTTCAGCGGCGGCTGCCGCTGCGCGCCGACCGGGCCGTCTTCACCAGTCACTCCGGGCGCGGGTACGGCTGCAACCCGGGGGCCCTGGAGGCCGCGTTCCGTTCCTTCGTGCCGGGCATGCGGACGGCGTGGGTCGCCCGCCCCGAGTTCCACCACACGCTCCCGACGGCGACCGCCCGGGTGCGACCGGGCACCGCCGCCTACTGGACGGCGCTGGCCCGCTCCAAGTATCTGGTGAGCAACGCGAGTTGGGACGAGAGGTTCGTGAAGCGGGCCGGGCAGGTGGTGATCCGGACGCAGGCCGGGACGCCGCTGAAGCGCATGGGCCTCGACCTCCAGGACCGGCCGGCCGCCGCCCGTGACACCGACTTCGGCGCGCTCCTCGCGGACGTCGACACCTGGGACCACTGTCTGTCGGCCAACCGCCACTCGACCCTCGTATGGGAGCGGGTCTTCCCCGGCGGTTACGCCACCCTCGAAACGGGGCAGCCCCGCAACGACGTGTTCCAGCAGGCGACTTCGGCGGACGTGACCCGGCTGCGCGAGTCGCTGGGCATCCCGGAGGGCTCGGTCGCCATCCTGTACGCGCCCACCCACCGCGACTATCTGCGCGGCCCCCGCCACACCCTCGACCTGGAACGCGTCCTGCGCCAACTCGGCCCGCGCTACGTGCTGCTGGCCCGCGCGCATCACCTCTACGACGCTCCGCTGACGCCCGCGTCCGGCGGCCGGCTCATCGACGTGACCGATCATCCGAGCATCGAGTCGTTGTGCCTCGCCTCGGACGCGCTGGTCACCGACTACTCGTCGCTGATGTTCGACTACGCCAACCTGGACCGGCCGATCGTGATCCACTCGGACGACTGGGAGGCGTACGAGGCGGCCCGTGGCACCTACTTCGACCTGCGCGCCTTCCCGCCGGGCGCGGTCGCGCGCAGCGAGGACGAGCTGATCGACATCTTCGCGACGGGCCACTGGCGCGGTTCGCGCTCCGCGCAGCTGCGGTCGGCGTTCCGCGAGCGGTTCTGTCCCTACGACGACGGGCGGGCCGCCGAACGGGTCGTCCGGCGGCTGGTGCTGGGCGAGACGGCCGGACAGTTGCCGGTCACCTCGCCCGCCGAGCGTCACCCGGTGCCCTCGGCGGCGGCCACGTTCACGAGCGCTCCGCTCGCGAGCGTGCCGCAGCCGCAGTCCGGCGCCGAGGGTGCGCGTACTACTCGATGA
- a CDS encoding organic hydroperoxide resistance protein, whose amino-acid sequence MDAIYTAVATATHGREGRAVSSDGKVDLPLALPVEMGGNGAGTNPEQLFAAGYAACFGSALGLVGRGAKVDVSDAAVTAEVGIGKQGEGFGLKVTLRVELPDTVDAETGRKLVEQAHQVCPYSNATRGNIEVDLVIE is encoded by the coding sequence ATGGACGCCATCTACACCGCAGTCGCCACCGCCACGCACGGCCGCGAGGGCCGCGCCGTCAGCTCCGACGGCAAGGTCGACCTCCCGCTGGCCCTGCCGGTCGAGATGGGCGGCAACGGCGCCGGAACCAACCCCGAGCAGCTCTTCGCCGCCGGTTACGCCGCCTGCTTCGGCAGCGCGCTGGGCCTGGTCGGCCGCGGCGCCAAGGTCGACGTCAGCGACGCCGCCGTGACCGCCGAGGTCGGCATAGGCAAGCAGGGCGAGGGCTTCGGCCTCAAGGTCACCCTCCGCGTCGAGCTGCCCGACACCGTGGACGCGGAGACCGGCCGCAAGCTCGTCGAGCAGGCCCACCAGGTCTGCCCGTACTCCAACGCGACGCGCGGCAACATCGAGGTCGACCTCGTCATCGAGTAG
- a CDS encoding MarR family winged helix-turn-helix transcriptional regulator produces MSATSAEDFLRLDQQICFSLNAASRAFNGVYRVVLKDLGLTYPQYLVMLVLWEHGQLPVKKVGEHLRLDSGTLSPLLKRLETAGLVRRERSSRDERSVEVRATEEGLALRERALQVPRRIVAATSFDVDEIRALRARLDELTVALDAAARNA; encoded by the coding sequence ATGTCAGCAACCTCCGCCGAGGACTTCCTCCGTCTCGACCAGCAGATCTGCTTCTCCCTGAACGCGGCGTCCCGCGCCTTCAACGGCGTCTATCGCGTGGTCCTCAAGGACCTCGGGCTCACCTACCCCCAGTACCTGGTGATGCTCGTGCTGTGGGAGCACGGACAGCTGCCCGTGAAGAAGGTCGGCGAACACCTGCGCCTCGACTCCGGCACACTGTCACCGCTGCTCAAGCGGCTGGAGACGGCCGGTCTGGTCCGGCGCGAGCGCAGCTCCCGGGACGAGCGGTCGGTGGAGGTGCGGGCGACCGAGGAGGGCCTCGCGCTGCGCGAGCGGGCGCTTCAGGTGCCGCGCCGGATCGTCGCGGCGACCAGCTTCGACGTGGACGAGATCCGGGCGTTGCGGGCCCGTCTCGACGAGCTCACCGTCGCCCTGGACGCGGCGGCGCGCAACGCGTAG
- a CDS encoding glycosyltransferase family 39 protein has protein sequence MINRPMNKEMNKKTAAVAVPVIPMAVMLVIGSWGLDRGGIWRDEAATFQVARRTVPQIWRLLHHVDAVHGLYYLLMRPVLAVHPGEVLLRLPSVLAAAVTAGLVAALGARLARPRVGLWAGLLYAINPMAGHYAQEGRSYAMVAAGAAGATLLLVRAVGGRSWVPYGVVVAVTCLLHEFAVLLLLAHAVTLALARVPRRVWAGWLCTAGAVAPALLPLALLSHAQSAQVSWLRPPGQGSVDHLVRQFAGPTDEVLAPCLILMYLALCRPWSERTGRGLPLPAVALPLLVVPPAILMTVSQWSPLYDARYVLYSLAGAPLLAAAGADRVARAVTRPPRAAVTAAGALAVALVCAHQLPLLRQDRSMAQRGGDNLAVASALAARELRPGDPVLFLPAIGRRSALAYPKGFHGTRDVALAESARTSGTLYGVEADPAALRRQLAGLDHVWLVAEPYALRPSWRPADPTERTKLTVVGEQFEPRREFRGSGVTLRLYERRPTTAPRQGRGELRDQP, from the coding sequence GTGATCAACCGGCCGATGAACAAGGAGATGAACAAGAAGACAGCCGCCGTCGCGGTCCCCGTGATCCCCATGGCCGTCATGCTGGTGATCGGCTCCTGGGGGCTCGACCGGGGCGGCATATGGCGTGACGAGGCGGCCACCTTCCAGGTCGCGCGACGCACGGTGCCGCAGATCTGGCGGCTGCTGCACCACGTCGACGCCGTGCACGGCCTGTACTACCTGCTCATGCGGCCCGTCCTCGCCGTCCACCCCGGCGAGGTCCTCCTGCGGCTCCCGTCCGTCCTCGCCGCAGCCGTCACCGCCGGCCTCGTCGCGGCCCTCGGCGCCCGGCTGGCCCGCCCGCGCGTCGGCCTCTGGGCCGGTCTGCTGTACGCGATCAACCCGATGGCCGGCCACTACGCCCAGGAGGGCCGGTCGTACGCCATGGTCGCGGCCGGTGCTGCCGGCGCGACACTGCTGCTGGTGCGGGCGGTCGGTGGCCGTTCCTGGGTGCCGTACGGAGTGGTCGTCGCCGTCACCTGTCTCCTCCATGAGTTCGCCGTACTGCTGCTGCTCGCGCACGCCGTGACCCTCGCGCTCGCCCGCGTCCCCCGGCGGGTGTGGGCGGGCTGGCTGTGCACGGCCGGCGCAGTGGCACCGGCGCTGCTCCCGCTGGCACTGCTCTCGCACGCCCAGTCGGCACAGGTGTCGTGGCTGCGGCCACCCGGACAGGGCAGCGTCGACCACCTCGTACGCCAGTTCGCCGGCCCGACGGACGAGGTCCTCGCCCCCTGCCTGATCCTCATGTACCTGGCGCTGTGCCGCCCCTGGTCCGAGCGCACCGGCCGTGGCCTGCCCCTCCCGGCCGTCGCCCTCCCCCTGCTCGTCGTACCGCCCGCGATCCTCATGACCGTCTCCCAGTGGTCACCGCTCTACGACGCCCGTTACGTCCTGTACTCCCTGGCCGGCGCCCCCCTGCTCGCCGCCGCCGGGGCCGACCGCGTCGCGCGGGCCGTGACGCGTCCGCCCCGCGCGGCCGTCACCGCGGCCGGGGCGCTCGCCGTGGCCCTCGTCTGCGCGCATCAACTGCCGCTGCTGCGGCAGGACCGTTCCATGGCCCAGCGCGGCGGCGACAACCTCGCCGTCGCCTCCGCGCTCGCGGCCCGTGAACTGCGCCCGGGCGACCCGGTGCTGTTCCTGCCGGCCATCGGACGGCGCTCGGCGCTGGCGTACCCGAAGGGGTTCCACGGCACCCGGGACGTGGCGCTCGCCGAGTCCGCGCGCACATCCGGCACGCTCTACGGCGTCGAGGCGGACCCGGCCGCGCTACGGCGGCAGCTGGCGGGACTCGACCACGTCTGGCTGGTCGCGGAACCGTACGCCCTGCGCCCGTCCTGGCGTCCGGCCGACCCGACCGAACGGACCAAGCTGACGGTGGTGGGGGAGCAGTTCGAGCCGAGACGGGAGTTCAGGGGCAGTGGCGTGACCCTGCGCCTCTACGAACGCAGGCCAACAACAGCGCCCCGACAGGGGCGAGGCGAACTGCGCGACCAGCCATGA
- a CDS encoding glycosyltransferase family 87 protein: MTRPSTPSARLLTLAVGWAASRALMLWLLVHDDIPLLGGGGVAREVQRLYFRWYGVLTQGTFPADDTLWQYPPGAGPVLLSPALLPTLTYFEAFVALTLATDVLVLLALTRAGCRPGRSLRGSVYWTAGLPLLLQVPLARYDVQVTAFAVISLLTLSRSPRACGAFAALGALVKVWPALVLLGMPKGRTTRSAWTSATVTATAALALLAVAFSNPFSFLRQQGGRGVQIESFGGTALSLATRAGWEGRVRYQYGAMEFVGPYVSAVAALSLALTAVAFGLLLLWRVRARHWTEATPFDAALTAVLLFTVTSRVISPQYLVWLLGLAAVCLTSRYTSQRPVAWLLLAAAAVSSVDYPVMYAEVIQCTWTGVTVMVVRNGLLAAAAVLSFVRLWRAARPAVVPLPSPSLARPLPERELSAS; the protein is encoded by the coding sequence GTGACGAGACCCTCCACCCCCTCCGCCCGCCTCCTCACCCTCGCCGTCGGCTGGGCCGCCTCCCGGGCCCTGATGCTGTGGCTGCTGGTCCACGACGACATCCCGCTGCTCGGCGGCGGCGGGGTCGCGCGTGAGGTGCAGCGGCTGTACTTCCGCTGGTACGGCGTCCTGACGCAGGGCACGTTCCCGGCGGACGACACGCTGTGGCAGTACCCGCCGGGCGCGGGTCCGGTGCTGCTGTCGCCCGCGCTGCTGCCGACGCTGACCTATTTCGAGGCGTTCGTGGCGCTCACGCTCGCCACCGACGTCCTGGTCCTGCTGGCCCTCACGCGCGCGGGCTGCCGTCCGGGCCGTTCCCTGCGCGGCTCCGTGTACTGGACGGCCGGCCTGCCGCTTCTCCTCCAGGTACCGCTCGCGCGCTACGACGTGCAGGTCACGGCGTTCGCCGTCATCTCCCTGTTGACGTTGTCGCGTTCCCCGCGCGCGTGCGGCGCGTTCGCGGCACTGGGCGCCCTGGTGAAGGTCTGGCCCGCGCTGGTGCTGCTGGGCATGCCGAAGGGCCGTACGACCCGGTCGGCGTGGACGTCCGCGACGGTCACGGCGACGGCCGCGCTGGCACTCCTGGCGGTGGCCTTCAGCAACCCGTTCTCCTTCCTGCGCCAGCAGGGCGGGCGGGGCGTGCAGATCGAGTCGTTCGGCGGTACCGCGCTCTCCCTCGCCACCCGCGCCGGGTGGGAGGGGCGCGTGCGCTACCAGTACGGCGCGATGGAGTTCGTGGGCCCGTACGTCTCGGCCGTGGCGGCCCTCTCCCTCGCCCTGACGGCCGTGGCGTTCGGGCTTCTGCTGCTGTGGCGGGTGCGGGCCCGGCACTGGACGGAGGCGACGCCGTTCGACGCGGCACTGACCGCCGTACTCCTCTTCACGGTCACCAGCCGGGTCATCAGCCCGCAGTACCTGGTCTGGCTGCTCGGGCTGGCCGCGGTGTGCCTGACCTCGCGGTACACCAGTCAGCGCCCGGTGGCGTGGCTGCTGCTGGCGGCGGCCGCGGTGAGCAGTGTCGACTACCCGGTCATGTACGCCGAGGTCATCCAGTGCACCTGGACGGGCGTGACGGTCATGGTCGTACGCAACGGTCTGCTGGCCGCGGCGGCGGTCCTGTCCTTCGTACGGCTGTGGCGCGCCGCCCGCCCGGCCGTGGTTCCGCTCCCGTCCCCTTCCCTCGCCCGTCCACTCCCCGAGCGGGAACTTAGTGCGTCTTAA
- the galE gene encoding UDP-glucose 4-epimerase GalE, translating to MTWLITGGAGYIGAHVVRAMTEAGERTVVYDDLSTGIAERVPDGVPLVVGSTLDGERVARALRDHEVTGVVHLAAKKQVGESVDRPLHYYRENVEGLRVLLDAVTAARVPSFVFSSSAAVYGMPEVDLVTEDTPCAPMSPYGETKLAGEWLVRSTGRATGLSTASLRYFNVAGAAAPELADVGVFNIIPMIFERLTAHEPPRVFGDDYPTPDGTCVRDYIHVMDLAEAHVATARALEATPGRELTLNIGRGEGVSVREMIDRVNAATGHTLPPVIAPRRPGDPARVVASADRIATELGWKAKHDVQDMITSSWEGWLRLHPETSTETEPETGTGTTAP from the coding sequence ATGACCTGGCTGATCACCGGCGGCGCCGGCTACATCGGGGCGCACGTCGTGCGCGCGATGACCGAAGCGGGCGAACGGACTGTGGTGTACGACGACCTGTCCACCGGAATCGCCGAGCGCGTGCCGGACGGCGTACCACTGGTGGTCGGTTCGACCCTGGACGGGGAACGGGTGGCGCGTGCCCTGCGGGACCACGAGGTGACGGGTGTGGTCCATCTGGCGGCGAAGAAGCAGGTGGGCGAGTCGGTGGACCGCCCCCTGCACTACTACCGGGAGAACGTGGAGGGGCTGCGCGTCCTGCTGGACGCCGTCACGGCGGCCCGGGTCCCGTCCTTCGTGTTCTCGTCCTCGGCGGCGGTGTACGGCATGCCGGAAGTCGACCTGGTGACGGAGGACACGCCGTGCGCGCCGATGAGCCCGTACGGCGAGACGAAGCTGGCGGGCGAGTGGCTGGTCCGCTCGACGGGCCGGGCGACGGGCCTTTCCACCGCCTCCCTCCGCTACTTCAACGTGGCGGGCGCGGCGGCCCCGGAACTGGCGGACGTGGGCGTCTTCAACATCATCCCCATGATCTTCGAACGCCTGACGGCCCATGAACCCCCGCGCGTCTTCGGCGACGACTACCCGACCCCGGACGGCACCTGCGTACGGGACTACATCCACGTGATGGACCTGGCGGAGGCCCATGTGGCGACGGCCCGGGCACTGGAGGCGACCCCGGGCCGTGAACTCACCCTCAACATCGGCCGGGGGGAGGGCGTTTCGGTCCGCGAGATGATCGACCGCGTGAACGCGGCGACGGGCCACACCCTCCCCCCGGTCATCGCCCCGCGCCGCCCGGGAGACCCGGCGAGGGTCGTGGCCTCGGCCGACCGCATCGCCACAGAACTGGGCTGGAAGGCCAAGCACGACGTCCAGGACATGATCACCTCGTCGTGGGAGGGCTGGCTCCGACTGCATCCGGAGACGAGCACAGAGACGGAGCCAGAGACAGGAACAGGAACGACGGCGCCCTAG